The genomic window GCGCGGTGAAGCTATTGCCGCGTAAATCCTGTGGATACGAAGCAATCTCACTCGGCTGGATCTTGCTCATAAAATCCTCTTCATAAAATGTATTGTATGCCGAAAACGCAAGCGATAGCTCCCAGGGCTTCTCCTGCGCTTTTGATACGGTTACAGCCGTGCTAGTCGCCAGAACGCAGATCGCGGCGCGCATCGCGCTGTTTAATCGCTTCACGTTTATCGTAGAGTTTTTTACCACGAGCGAGTCCGAGTAATACCTTCGCTTTGTTCCCTTTGAAATACATTTTGAGCGGAATAAGCGTTGCTCCTTTATCGGCAAGTTTGACCTTCAATCGGGCAATCTCCCTTGCATGCGCCAGTAGCTTCCGGGCTCGCTTATCTTCGAGATTGAACCGGTTGCCGTGGATGTAGGGCGCGATGTGGACATTTTCCAGCCACAATTCGTCTGCTTTGATCTGGGCGTAGCCATCAGAGAGCTGCACTTTGCCGGCGCGCAACGACTTCACTTCGGTCCCCCCCAGCACAATACCAGTCTCCAACTCTTCGGAGATCGCATAGTCATGCCTGGCACGCCGGTTATCCGCGATGGGCTTCGTCTTCCGCTCGCGTGTTGGAGTCTGCGGTGCGGTCGGGGGGCGTCTGACTACTGACATAAGGCGTGTATGAACGGCCCAAAGCCACTCGCCGTGCCCCGATTGTCAATCCATCATAAAACAAAGCCC from Bacteroidota bacterium includes these protein-coding regions:
- the smpB gene encoding SsrA-binding protein SmpB, with product MSVVRRPPTAPQTPTRERKTKPIADNRRARHDYAISEELETGIVLGGTEVKSLRAGKVQLSDGYAQIKADELWLENVHIAPYIHGNRFNLEDKRARKLLAHAREIARLKVKLADKGATLIPLKMYFKGNKAKVLLGLARGKKLYDKREAIKQRDARRDLRSGD